The following are encoded in a window of Arvicanthis niloticus isolate mArvNil1 chromosome 1, mArvNil1.pat.X, whole genome shotgun sequence genomic DNA:
- the Cavin3 gene encoding caveolae-associated protein 3: MGESALEPGPEPGPPAGGPVHAVTVVTLLEKLATMLEALRERQGGLAERQGGLAGSVRRIQSGLGALSRSHDTTSNTLAQLLAKAERVGSHADAAQERAVRRAAQVQRLEANHGLLVARGKLHVLLFKEETEIPARAFQKAPELLGPEDQLVLGPEQPEDEVGESSDEERVESRAQRLRRTGLQKVQSLKRALSSRKGSEAAQPTPVKPPRLGPVRSSEGPPEGQPAAQPATESVLESALEPEPPQPTKEDPERPVLQIESAA, from the exons ATGGGGGAGAGCGCACTGGAGCCGGGGCCTGAGCCCGGGCCGCCGGCTGGGGGTCCCGTGCACGCCGTCACCGTGGTGACTTTGCTGGAGAAGCTGGCCACCATGCTGGAGGCGCTGCGGGAGCGGCAGGGCGGCCTGGCTGAGAGGCAGGGAGGCCTGGCGGGCTCGGTGCGCCGCATCCAGAGTGGCCTGGGCGCGCTGAGTCGCAGCCACGACACCACCAGCAACACACTGGCGCAGCTGCTGGCCAAGGCGGAGCGCGTGGGCTCGCACGCCGACGCAGCCCAGGAGCGGGCGGTGCGCCGCGCCGCTCAGGTGCAGCGGCTGGAGGCCAACCACGGGCTGCTGGTGGCGCGCGGGAAGCTGCATGTCCTGCTCTTCAAG GAGGAGACTGAAATTCCAGCCCGCGCCTTCCAGAAAGCACCAGAGCTCTTAGGCCCCGAGGACCAGTTGGTGCTGGGCCCAGAGCAGCCAGAGGATGAAGTTGGAGAGAGTTCTGATGAAGAGCGGGTGGAGTCCCGGGCTCAGCGGCTGCGGCGCACAGGCTTACAGAAGGTTCAAAGCCTGAAAAGGGCTCTTTCCAGTCGTAAAGGCTCTGAAGCAGCACAGCCCACACCAGTCAAGCCGCCACGCCTAGGGCCTGTCCGGAGCTCCGAAGGCCCACCAGAAGGCCAGCCTGCAGCTCAGCCTGCAACGGAGTCCGTGCTCGAGTCTGCTCTGGAGCCAGAACCTCCTCAGCCTACCAAGGAAGATCCTGAGAGACCTGTGCTTCAAATAGAGAGCGCGGCCTGA